The genomic stretch GCTCCTCGATCACGGACCCCCGACCTCCCTGGGCAGTATGCGGCGCAGCCGTCCCGGGGGTTCCGGGCGCTTGCGCCACTCGCGCGGGTAGCCAACCGACACCTCCTCGAAGCGGACCCCGTCGTGGAAGGTGGTCCGCGGGATGTGCAGGTGGCCGTAGACCATGGTCTCCACCCGGAACCTGCGGTGCCAGTCCGCGGTCTGCTCGGTGCCGCACCACATGGCGAATTCGGGGTGCCAGAGGATCTCCATCGGGTGCCGGTCCAGCGGGTAGTGGTTGACCAGGACCGTGGGCAGTTCGCCGGGGAGCTCGGCGAGGCGGCGCTCGGTCAGGGCGACCCGGGCCCGGCACCAGGCCTCGCGGGTCGGGTAGGGGTCGGGGTGCAGCAGGTACTCGTCGTTGCAGACGATGCCGGTGCCCTGGGCGTAGCGCAGCCCCTCCTCCTTGGTCACGCAGCCCTGCGGAAGGAAGGAGTAGTCGTAGAGCAGGAACAGCGGGGCGACGACGACGGGGCCGCCGGGGCCGTCCCAGACCGGGTAGGGGTCCTCGGGAGTGGTCACGCCGAGTTCCCGGCACAGGGCGACCAGGTACTCGTAGCGGGGGACGCCACGCAGGGTGACCGCGTCCTTCGGGTGGGTCCACAACTCGTGGTTGCCCGGCGCCCAGATGACCTTGCTGAAGCGCCCGGAGAGCGTTTGCAGGGCCCATCGGATGTCAGCCACGGTCTCCGCGACGTCGCCGGCGACCACCAGCCAGTCGTCGTCGCTCTCCGGCCGCAACTTCTCGACCAGCGCGCGGTTCTCCTCGTAGCCGATGTGCAGGTCACTGATGGCCAACAGCCGTCCGGCACCCCCGGCCGATAACGCCACGTCTCGTCCCCCTCGTCACGTGGAAAGCACCACGAGAACACATTCGCGGTTCTGGGACAAGGCGGGTTCACGCCCACGGCCTGTCGTGTCGCGGCTCGACTACGGGGTCCCTTGATCCACCCGCTCATGATCGGAAAATCCGTAACACGCATGTTGCACGCGGGGCCTCCGGCAAGCCGTATGATCGCCCCAACACCACCGCCAGGAACTTCCCTTCGCACGGGGCGGTTTGGTGTCCCTCCAACCTCCCTGGCCGGGCACGGCCTGCTTCGCCGTGCCCGCGAACCGTGAAAGGCGGCCTGCATGGTCTCTCGCGTACGCGTCTGGCTCAACCGCACGTACGCGGAGAACGTGTTCTTCATGGATCAGCTCCGCCGAAATCCCAGCGATCGCGCGGTGGAGATCCATGCGACGCACGGGGACGCCGACTCACCCGTGCTGGCCGCCGCCGACACCGCCGATCTGGAGCCGGAGGGCCTGTCCCCGGCCGGGTATGTGGAGTACGCCCTCGACCAGTGCGTCCGGCGGGGCATCGATGTGTTCGTGCCGCGGCTGCACCAGTCGGCGGTGGTCGCGCACCGCGCGGAGTTCGAGGCGGCCGGCACCGCGCTGCTGGCGCCGCCGCCGGAGGCCGTCGCCGTCTTCCACGACAAGGTGATCGCCTACGAGGCGGTGCAGGCGATCGGGGTGCCGGTGCCGCCGTGGTGGCGGGTGCGGGGCGCCGAGGAACTGGTCGCTGCGGTGGAGGAGCTGGAGGCGGGCGGTCACAAGGCCTGCTTCAAGCCCGCCTACGGGGCCGGCGGCGTGGGCTTCCGCGTGATCACGCGCGCCCCCTTCTCGATGATGCACCTCAGCGGCTTCCCCAGCCCGTATGTCCCGCTGGACCTGGTGCTGGACGCGCTGGCGCAGTCCGAGGAGGAGGTCGACTGGCTGGTGATGCCGCGGCTGGAGCAGCCGGAGGTGTCGGTGGACTGTCTGACCGGCCCGGACAACCGGATCCGGATGGCGGTGGGCCGCACCAAGAACGGCCGGCGGCGCGGATTCACGCTGCACGAGCAGTGGCTGGAGCCCGCGCGGGCCATCGCGGAAGGGTTCGGGCTGCACTACTTGTCGAACATCCAGTTCCGGATGTTCGGGGACCGGCCGGTGCTGATGGACGTCAACACGCGTCCGGCGGGCGGGCTGCACCAGCTGTCGCTGTGCGGGGTCAACGCACCGTGGGCGGCTGTTCAGTTGGCGCTCGGCGAGGACCCGGGCGAGATCGCTCCGCCGTTCCTCGGCCAGGACTACACGGTCGTCTCCGGGCCTCGGCCACTGCGTGGCGTGTCCCTGCCCCAGCAGCGGCTGGAAGAGCCCCAGCAGGCACTCCCGGCCGTGCCCGCGCCCGTCAACTCCCTTGAGGCGAGGGCGGGTCAGGCGCTGCCACTGTAGCCGCTCACCGGTATGGACCAATTACCGCACAGCTTCTTGACAGGTCGGTTGGTCCATACCAATTTGGTTGCGCACTCTCTTCTGCACCACCTCCCGAACCATCCCCACTTCTTGAGGGAGTTCGCGTGCGCACCTCACTGTTCGGACGTTCCAGACGTCGCCTTCTCGCGCTGCTCGGCTCGGCGGCCCTCGCGCTCACCGGAGCGGTCGCCCTGCCCGGCACGGCCCACGCGGCCAACATCCTGTCCAACCCGGGCTTCGAGTCCGGCGCCCTCTCCCCGTGGTCCTGCACCGGGAACCTCGGCTCGGTCGTCTCCTCCCCCGTGCACAGCGGCTCCAGGGCCCTTCAGGGCGCGGTGAGTTCGAGCGACATCGCCAAGTGCACCCAGACCGTGCGGGTCCAGCCGAACACCGCCTACACACTCAGCGGCTGGGTGCGCGGCAGCTATGTCTACCTCGGCGTGGACAGCGGCGCCTCCACCTGGACCACCTCGCCGTCGGCGTACAGCAAGCTCAGCGTGTCCTTCACGACCGGCGCCTCGCAGACCTCGGCCACCGTTTACACGCACGGCTGGTACGCGCAGGGCACCTACCACGCCGACGACATCAGCCTCGACGGTCCGGGAGGCGGCTCGGACACCCAGGCGCCGACCGCGCCGGGCAACCTCCGCTCCACCGGCAAGACGTCCTCCAGCGTCTCGCTGGCGTGGAACGCCTCGACGGACAACGTGGGCGTCACCTCGTACGACATCTACAGCGGGTCGAACCAGGTGCTCAGCGTGTCCGGTACGAGCGCCACGGTGAGCGGGCTGTCGCCCAGCACCGCCCACACCTTCACCGTGCGGGCCCGGGACGCGGCCGGGAACACCTCGCCCGCCTCCAACGCGGTCTCCGTGACCACGGATCCGGGCGGCGGCGACCCCGGCGGCTTCAAGCAGGCCGCGCCCTATCTGTACCTGGGCTGGGGCGACCCGCCGAGCGCGACCTCGGTGATGAGCGCGACCGGCATCAAGTGGTACACGATGGCGTTCATCCTCTCCTCCGGCGGCTGCAACCCCGCGTGGGACGGCAACCGTCCGCTGACCGGCGGCAACGACCAGTCCGTCATCAACTCGAT from Streptomyces davaonensis JCM 4913 encodes the following:
- a CDS encoding metallophosphoesterase family protein, translated to MALSAGGAGRLLAISDLHIGYEENRALVEKLRPESDDDWLVVAGDVAETVADIRWALQTLSGRFSKVIWAPGNHELWTHPKDAVTLRGVPRYEYLVALCRELGVTTPEDPYPVWDGPGGPVVVAPLFLLYDYSFLPQGCVTKEEGLRYAQGTGIVCNDEYLLHPDPYPTREAWCRARVALTERRLAELPGELPTVLVNHYPLDRHPMEILWHPEFAMWCGTEQTADWHRRFRVETMVYGHLHIPRTTFHDGVRFEEVSVGYPREWRKRPEPPGRLRRILPREVGGP
- a CDS encoding ATP-grasp domain-containing protein encodes the protein MVSRVRVWLNRTYAENVFFMDQLRRNPSDRAVEIHATHGDADSPVLAAADTADLEPEGLSPAGYVEYALDQCVRRGIDVFVPRLHQSAVVAHRAEFEAAGTALLAPPPEAVAVFHDKVIAYEAVQAIGVPVPPWWRVRGAEELVAAVEELEAGGHKACFKPAYGAGGVGFRVITRAPFSMMHLSGFPSPYVPLDLVLDALAQSEEEVDWLVMPRLEQPEVSVDCLTGPDNRIRMAVGRTKNGRRRGFTLHEQWLEPARAIAEGFGLHYLSNIQFRMFGDRPVLMDVNTRPAGGLHQLSLCGVNAPWAAVQLALGEDPGEIAPPFLGQDYTVVSGPRPLRGVSLPQQRLEEPQQALPAVPAPVNSLEARAGQALPL
- a CDS encoding carbohydrate binding domain-containing protein is translated as MRTSLFGRSRRRLLALLGSAALALTGAVALPGTAHAANILSNPGFESGALSPWSCTGNLGSVVSSPVHSGSRALQGAVSSSDIAKCTQTVRVQPNTAYTLSGWVRGSYVYLGVDSGASTWTTSPSAYSKLSVSFTTGASQTSATVYTHGWYAQGTYHADDISLDGPGGGSDTQAPTAPGNLRSTGKTSSSVSLAWNASTDNVGVTSYDIYSGSNQVLSVSGTSATVSGLSPSTAHTFTVRARDAAGNTSPASNAVSVTTDPGGGDPGGFKQAAPYLYLGWGDPPSATSVMSATGIKWYTMAFILSSGGCNPAWDGNRPLTGGNDQSVINSIRSAGGDIVPSIGGWSGNKLGPNCSTAEALAGAYQRVIDAYGLKAIDVDIENTDEFENAVVQDRILNALRIVKANNPGLRTIITFGTSTTGPTYWGNRLIDQAKALNANIDVFTIMPFDFGGGADMYGNTVNATEGLKNKLKSAFGWSDATAYAHIGISGMNGLSDQQELTSPATWTQIRDWANSHHIARLAFWSVNRDRPCPGGGVVSNCSGISQNNWQFTSITAGFTG